A window of Tautonia plasticadhaerens contains these coding sequences:
- a CDS encoding PEP-CTERM sorting domain-containing protein translates to MMTRRRPAPLLALAALLALPAAPAAAEVLYETGFEEPVFTAGLLDGQDGFSAIAGPGAGIVSTSNPSSGDQAVEILGAGLEDLGGLYFSAFDKAIGFTAAPGMDVIDVVADVRLDRSTGGTTADDSVSVNLSAFANDFDLLADVYVSSNGTIVGSVSSGDTFSTTGGLGSYFTLKMSIDFGARAVGFYVDDALIQTLLLPGSITDDTLSFVSLSMISVLPTLDERREFSGSIDNLGVGTPTASVVIPEPGSIVLAGIGALGLAARLRPRRRN, encoded by the coding sequence ATGATGACGCGTCGACGCCCCGCACCGCTCCTCGCCCTCGCCGCCCTGCTCGCGCTCCCCGCCGCCCCCGCGGCGGCCGAGGTCCTCTATGAGACCGGCTTCGAGGAGCCCGTGTTCACCGCCGGCCTGCTCGACGGCCAGGACGGCTTCTCCGCCATCGCTGGCCCGGGGGCCGGGATCGTCTCCACCTCGAACCCCTCCTCCGGCGACCAGGCGGTCGAGATCCTGGGGGCCGGGCTGGAGGATCTCGGCGGCCTGTATTTCTCGGCCTTCGACAAGGCGATCGGGTTCACCGCCGCCCCCGGGATGGATGTCATCGACGTCGTCGCCGACGTCCGCCTCGATCGCTCCACCGGCGGCACGACTGCCGACGACTCCGTGAGCGTCAACCTCTCCGCCTTCGCCAACGACTTCGACCTCCTCGCCGACGTCTACGTCTCCTCCAACGGCACGATCGTCGGCTCGGTGTCCTCCGGCGACACCTTCTCCACGACCGGCGGACTGGGCTCGTACTTCACCCTGAAGATGTCGATCGACTTCGGCGCCCGGGCCGTCGGCTTCTACGTCGACGACGCCCTGATCCAGACTCTCCTCCTCCCCGGCAGCATCACCGACGACACGCTTTCCTTCGTCAGCCTCTCGATGATCTCCGTCCTCCCGACCCTCGACGAACGCCGAGAGTTCAGCGGCTCTATCGATAACCTCGGCGTCGGCACCCCGACCGCCTCGGTCGTCATCCCCGAGCCCGGGTCGATCGTCCTGGCCGGGATCGGCGCGCTCGGCCTCGCCGCCCGCCTCCGACCGCGCCGCCGCAACTGA
- a CDS encoding retropepsin-like aspartic protease has product MALALGVEPPMQTPSPSPRRRRARRGRRRSPVPPTAGILPLEARVLPAAISLAGGALTVAASAGESNDLSVEVERAGSETWLVVTETGPGVPLTVAGSGLVTRGPGVVAAPLSAVSSLAVATGAEGDSGGEADAVALRLDPSLPTSLSVTGATGDDRITLLGTGQADTLDLQRLRNAEGFKVVRASFAGQSLSFLDFEHLGIDVSQDGADTVRLDRYIAGLGRPLEVELIGGGAGVDALQVVGEGDVPQAVEVTDGVLRIYDDPRDARDEVFLGRSDNVAIQQPLVTVEVIDEARPPGDQSLGPFFLNQLLLDTGATGLLIVDFAASELEENGIVDDGDYLEQGVSGFTPMDVSAPYRFDYAGRSGVRNTIPDARLLYSSSVSFSFLGPFGIIGMPTMVDKVVELDMSGWSEPLEAEDLSIGVEFSGALPHGLEHPRSVPLRLVDFPHDGRVGDDPLPTFAPLPFLTVEARDDGHAATGEFLLDTGAQLSLISTDLAIELGLDKNGNGTLDDEALDFIEVGGIGGTSSIPLVAVDQAAVATEDGAELVWTELLVGVLDIEVEDGPRIDGVFGMDFLTSGWAAKVLPPLLGLPGSDRDGYFSQVYFDFRDSADGVGTMILNLTPEFDEVVEPPTLPLTITHSGLESLSVATGPGDDRFAVAPSTAVLISLDGGGPDDDDELRLIPDGLPATDDGSTILVPGYLPISHSRFERVDLEPGASRLIDDGFEAPEAGPPGVFGSFIEGPPGTPWSFTGDSGVAADGSGFTAGNPTAPEGDQVAFLQRVGRFSQPVEVAESGVYRLSFRAAQRANSRGGVGHDFAVTVDGVRVALIEPAGTSYQPVELLLRLEAGTHAIGFEGINRLGGDRTSLIDAVSLARAVPGTLLGGGFEAPEAGPEDVFNSFIYRPAGTPWSFTGDSGVAADGSGFTAGNPTAPEGDQVAFLQRVGRFSQPVEVAESGVYRLSFRAAARVNSRLGPGHDFAVTVDGVEVARVEPGGASYQEVELLLSLDAGIHTIGFVGINRLGGDRTSLIDAVRLEFDSPSGGGDGFLGDGPASTPRGGLAAPLGLDRRWGEFLLDRARGGLLTLPGGSPTPTPTSPNGPWAGAGAGPTLPSRPAARVPHRESIDAASADRPALRAEGRDGPRPAPPAPDPTAPISRRTPNQVGDSRTRAPISSLDGRAEAADPRGLAERLRLTRR; this is encoded by the coding sequence ATGGCCCTCGCACTCGGAGTCGAGCCGCCCATGCAAACGCCCTCGCCCTCGCCCCGACGCCGCCGCGCCCGACGGGGCCGGAGGCGATCGCCCGTCCCGCCGACGGCCGGGATTTTGCCGCTGGAGGCCCGCGTGCTGCCGGCCGCGATCTCCCTCGCCGGGGGGGCCCTGACGGTGGCCGCCTCGGCCGGGGAGTCGAACGACCTGTCCGTCGAGGTGGAACGGGCCGGGAGCGAAACCTGGCTCGTCGTCACCGAGACCGGGCCCGGGGTGCCGCTGACCGTCGCCGGCTCGGGGCTCGTCACGCGGGGGCCGGGCGTGGTCGCCGCCCCGCTCTCGGCCGTCTCCTCCCTCGCCGTCGCCACCGGCGCCGAGGGCGACTCGGGGGGCGAGGCCGATGCCGTGGCGCTGCGGCTCGATCCCTCCCTGCCGACCAGCCTCTCCGTCACCGGGGCGACCGGGGACGACCGGATCACGCTGCTCGGGACCGGGCAGGCCGACACCCTGGACCTGCAACGCCTGAGGAATGCCGAGGGCTTCAAGGTCGTCCGGGCCTCCTTCGCCGGCCAGTCCCTCTCGTTCCTCGACTTCGAGCACCTGGGGATCGACGTCTCGCAGGACGGCGCCGACACGGTGCGACTCGACCGCTACATCGCCGGCCTGGGCCGGCCGCTCGAGGTCGAGTTGATCGGCGGGGGGGCCGGGGTCGACGCGCTCCAGGTGGTCGGGGAGGGGGACGTCCCCCAGGCCGTCGAGGTGACCGACGGGGTGCTCCGCATCTACGACGACCCCCGGGACGCCCGGGACGAGGTCTTCCTCGGCCGGTCGGACAACGTCGCCATCCAGCAGCCCCTGGTGACCGTCGAGGTGATCGACGAGGCCCGGCCCCCGGGCGACCAGAGCCTCGGGCCGTTCTTCCTCAACCAACTGCTGCTCGACACCGGGGCCACGGGCCTGCTGATCGTCGACTTCGCCGCCTCGGAGCTGGAGGAGAACGGGATCGTCGACGACGGCGACTACCTCGAGCAGGGGGTCTCCGGCTTCACGCCGATGGACGTCTCGGCCCCGTACCGGTTCGACTACGCCGGCCGGAGCGGCGTCCGGAACACGATCCCCGACGCCCGGCTGCTCTACAGCTCCAGCGTCAGCTTCAGCTTCCTCGGCCCCTTCGGCATCATCGGCATGCCGACGATGGTCGACAAGGTCGTCGAGCTGGACATGAGCGGCTGGTCCGAGCCGCTCGAAGCGGAAGATCTGTCCATCGGCGTCGAGTTCTCCGGGGCGCTCCCCCACGGCCTCGAACACCCCCGGAGCGTCCCGCTGCGGCTCGTCGACTTCCCCCACGACGGCCGGGTCGGCGACGACCCGCTGCCGACCTTCGCCCCCCTGCCCTTCCTGACCGTCGAGGCCCGGGACGACGGCCACGCCGCCACCGGCGAGTTCCTGCTGGACACCGGCGCCCAACTCTCGCTCATCTCGACGGACCTCGCCATCGAGCTGGGCCTGGACAAGAACGGCAACGGGACCCTCGACGACGAGGCGCTGGACTTCATCGAGGTCGGCGGCATCGGCGGCACCTCCTCGATCCCGCTGGTCGCCGTCGACCAGGCCGCGGTCGCCACCGAGGACGGCGCCGAGCTGGTCTGGACCGAGTTGCTCGTCGGGGTGCTGGACATCGAGGTCGAGGACGGCCCCCGAATCGACGGCGTCTTCGGCATGGACTTCCTCACCAGCGGCTGGGCGGCGAAGGTCCTCCCCCCGCTGCTCGGCCTGCCGGGCTCGGACCGGGACGGCTACTTCTCCCAGGTCTATTTCGACTTCCGGGACTCGGCCGACGGCGTCGGCACGATGATCCTCAACCTCACCCCCGAGTTCGACGAGGTCGTCGAACCCCCGACCCTGCCGCTGACGATCACCCACTCGGGCCTCGAATCCCTCTCCGTCGCGACCGGCCCGGGGGACGACCGCTTCGCCGTCGCCCCCTCGACCGCCGTCCTGATCTCCCTCGACGGCGGCGGCCCCGACGACGACGACGAACTCCGGCTGATCCCCGACGGCCTGCCGGCCACCGACGACGGCTCGACCATCCTCGTCCCCGGCTATCTGCCGATCTCGCACAGCCGGTTCGAGCGGGTCGACCTGGAGCCGGGGGCCTCCCGGCTCATCGACGACGGCTTCGAGGCCCCGGAGGCCGGGCCGCCCGGCGTCTTCGGCTCGTTCATCGAGGGCCCGCCGGGGACGCCGTGGTCCTTCACGGGAGACTCGGGGGTGGCGGCCGACGGCTCGGGCTTCACGGCGGGCAACCCGACGGCGCCCGAGGGGGACCAGGTGGCCTTCCTGCAGCGGGTCGGGCGGTTCTCGCAGCCGGTGGAGGTGGCGGAGTCGGGCGTCTACCGGCTCAGCTTCCGCGCGGCGCAGCGGGCCAATTCGCGGGGGGGAGTCGGTCACGACTTCGCGGTGACAGTCGACGGGGTGCGGGTGGCCCTGATCGAGCCGGCCGGCACATCGTACCAGCCGGTGGAACTGCTGCTGCGGCTCGAAGCCGGGACTCATGCGATCGGCTTCGAGGGGATCAACCGCCTCGGGGGCGACCGCACCTCGCTGATCGACGCGGTGTCCCTGGCGAGGGCCGTACCGGGGACGCTGCTGGGGGGCGGCTTCGAGGCCCCCGAGGCCGGGCCGGAAGACGTCTTCAACTCGTTCATCTACCGGCCGGCGGGGACGCCGTGGTCCTTCACGGGAGACTCGGGGGTGGCGGCCGACGGCTCGGGCTTCACGGCGGGCAACCCGACGGCGCCCGAGGGGGACCAGGTGGCCTTCCTGCAGCGGGTCGGGCGGTTCTCGCAGCCGGTGGAGGTGGCGGAGTCGGGCGTCTACCGGCTCAGCTTCCGCGCGGCGGCGCGGGTGAACTCGCGGCTCGGCCCGGGGCATGACTTCGCGGTGACGGTCGACGGGGTGGAGGTGGCCCGGGTCGAGCCGGGCGGCGCGTCGTATCAGGAGGTGGAGCTGCTGCTGAGCCTCGATGCCGGAATCCACACGATCGGCTTCGTGGGCATCAACCGCCTCGGGGGCGACCGCACCTCGCTGATCGACGCGGTCCGCCTCGAATTCGATTCCCCCTCCGGAGGGGGCGATGGCTTCCTCGGGGATGGCCCGGCTTCGACCCCCCGGGGAGGTCTCGCCGCCCCCCTGGGCCTCGACCGCAGGTGGGGTGAATTCCTCCTCGATCGGGCCCGGGGAGGCCTGCTCACCCTCCCCGGAGGGTCGCCGACCCCGACGCCGACGTCCCCGAACGGCCCCTGGGCCGGAGCCGGGGCCGGGCCGACCCTCCCCTCTCGGCCCGCCGCCCGCGTCCCACACCGGGAGTCGATCGACGCCGCCTCGGCCGATCGACCGGCCCTCCGGGCCGAGGGCCGGGACGGGCCCCGGCCAGCTCCCCCCGCCCCCGACCCGACGGCCCCGATCTCCCGGCGAACCCCCAATCAGGTGGGAGACTCCCGGACCCGAGCCCCGATCTCCAGCCTCGACGGGCGGGCCGAAGCGGCTGACCCCCGGGGCCTGGCCGAGCGGCTCCGGCTCACCCGACGCTGA
- the hisH gene encoding imidazole glycerol phosphate synthase subunit HisH, producing the protein MIAIIDYGMGNLRSVQKALEAVGERAVVTGDPEGVRGADKVILPGVGAFEDAMAELRRTGLGEAFAEAVSAGKPALGVCLGLQLLFDESLEGGRHRGLGLIPGRVVRFEPGPGRKVPHMGWNELRVLRPAPLLAGLGASPSVYFVHSYFVQPEDPGVVAAEADYPGPFAAMVWRDNLMACQFHPEKSQKVGLAMYRNFAEI; encoded by the coding sequence ATGATCGCGATCATCGACTACGGGATGGGGAACCTCAGGAGCGTGCAGAAGGCCCTGGAGGCGGTCGGCGAGCGGGCCGTCGTCACCGGGGACCCGGAGGGGGTCCGGGGGGCGGACAAGGTGATCCTGCCGGGCGTCGGCGCCTTCGAGGACGCGATGGCCGAGTTGCGTCGGACGGGCCTGGGCGAGGCCTTCGCCGAGGCCGTCTCGGCGGGGAAGCCCGCGCTGGGGGTCTGCCTGGGCTTGCAGTTGCTCTTCGACGAGAGCCTGGAAGGCGGCAGGCACCGGGGCCTCGGGCTGATCCCCGGCCGGGTCGTCCGGTTCGAGCCGGGGCCGGGGAGGAAGGTCCCGCACATGGGCTGGAACGAACTCCGGGTGCTCCGGCCGGCCCCGCTGCTGGCGGGCCTGGGCGCGTCCCCCTCGGTGTATTTCGTGCACTCCTATTTCGTCCAGCCGGAGGACCCGGGCGTGGTCGCCGCCGAGGCCGACTACCCGGGGCCCTTCGCGGCGATGGTATGGCGGGACAACCTGATGGCCTGCCAGTTCCACCCCGAGAAGAGCCAGAAGGTCGGCCTGGCGATGTACCGGAACTTCGCGGAAATCTGA
- the hisA gene encoding 1-(5-phosphoribosyl)-5-[(5-phosphoribosylamino)methylideneamino]imidazole-4-carboxamide isomerase, whose translation MQVIPAIDLRGGRCVRLVQGDYGRETVFGEDPAEMARHWQDEGATRIHLVDLDGAKLGKPANVESVKAILARVDVPCQLGGGIRDEETLEAWLGAGLDRVIVGTQALKDPAWFSRMAHRHPGRLALGLDARDGRVATSGWLDVSTVEATELAEQFDALPLAAVIYTDIARDGMLEGPNLESTRALADRLRTPVIASGGVGSLEDIGRLATLPVSGAIVGRALYDGRFRLCEARERAGEEPETP comes from the coding sequence ATGCAGGTGATCCCGGCGATCGATTTGAGGGGAGGCCGTTGCGTCCGCCTGGTCCAGGGGGACTACGGCCGGGAGACGGTCTTCGGCGAGGACCCGGCCGAGATGGCCCGGCACTGGCAGGACGAGGGGGCGACCCGGATCCACCTGGTCGACCTCGACGGCGCCAAGCTCGGCAAGCCGGCCAACGTGGAGAGCGTCAAGGCGATCCTGGCCCGGGTCGACGTCCCCTGTCAGTTGGGGGGCGGGATCCGGGACGAGGAGACGCTGGAGGCCTGGCTCGGCGCCGGGCTCGACCGGGTGATCGTGGGCACGCAGGCCCTGAAGGACCCGGCGTGGTTCTCCCGGATGGCCCATCGCCACCCCGGCCGGCTCGCCCTGGGGCTCGACGCCAGGGACGGGAGGGTCGCGACCTCGGGCTGGCTGGACGTCTCGACGGTCGAGGCGACGGAGCTGGCCGAGCAGTTCGACGCGCTGCCGCTGGCGGCCGTCATCTACACCGACATCGCCCGCGACGGCATGCTCGAGGGCCCCAACCTGGAGTCCACCCGGGCCCTGGCCGATCGCCTGCGGACGCCGGTGATCGCCTCCGGGGGGGTCGGCTCCCTGGAGGACATCGGACGCCTGGCGACCCTCCCCGTCTCGGGGGCGATCGTCGGGCGGGCCCTGTACGATGGGCGCTTCCGGCTGTGCGAGGCCCGGGAGCGCGCCGGCGAGGAGCCGGAGACCCCCTAG
- the fusA gene encoding elongation factor G: MATVNYHISDIRNIALAGHGASAKTSLADALLFAAGLAPRRGSVDEGTSLLDVDDEEKKRHFSIDSHLMHLEWDGKQIHLIDSPGYPDFIGSALGALSAVENVLITVSAPVGIEVNTRRVFLEAGRLGLGRFVALTKMDADNVDYLTDLESIRETFGPECVPFNVPIGVGADFKGVVDVLNPPDEVPEGCPLSPNDAARMVIEQIVEEDEELTNRYLEGESIALDELRKAAHDGILRGHIVPVVCLCSRNDIGVKELLDLLSCCGLSPADIHRFGLPAVPGAVESNGKPAAPGGESEAEEEPAEEIEIDPKEDGDLVAQVFKTSMDPFMGKLSFMRIISGKLTPDTPLVNLRTGKANKPGHLYVVQGKQNEEVTEAIAGDIVAVAKFEDLHISDTVTNGGTHSAPHVVLKPINFPTPMVPRAVEPKAREDEAKIALSLAKIAEEDPTFTYRRDEQTHELVINGMSDLHLDVILHRLKNRYKLDVDTHIPHVPYLETIQGPSEADYRHKKQTGGRGQFAEVHLRIRPLERGQGFNFVDAVKGGTIPNNFIPAVEKGCREQMERGIISGNRVVDVEVEVHFGKYHDVDSSEAAFKMASAAALRKAFEKAYPALLEPVVAMEITVPGEKFGDVTADLSTRRGHIVGMDAMPGGLQVVKATVPLAEVLSYSSTLKSMTSGQGSYALEFHSYQPVPAHVQQQIVDRYQKSRAGIEEE; the protein is encoded by the coding sequence ATGGCGACGGTCAACTATCACATCAGCGACATCCGCAACATTGCCCTGGCGGGACACGGGGCGTCGGCCAAGACCAGCCTCGCCGACGCCCTGCTCTTCGCGGCTGGACTGGCGCCGAGGCGCGGGTCGGTCGACGAGGGCACCAGCCTGCTCGACGTCGACGACGAGGAGAAGAAGCGCCACTTCTCGATCGACTCCCACCTGATGCACCTGGAGTGGGACGGCAAGCAGATCCACCTGATCGACTCCCCCGGATATCCCGACTTCATCGGCAGCGCGCTGGGCGCCCTCTCGGCCGTGGAGAACGTGCTGATCACGGTGTCGGCCCCGGTGGGGATCGAGGTCAACACCCGTCGGGTCTTCCTGGAGGCCGGCCGGCTCGGCCTGGGCCGGTTCGTCGCCCTGACGAAGATGGACGCCGACAACGTCGACTACCTGACCGACCTGGAGTCGATCCGGGAGACCTTCGGCCCCGAATGCGTGCCCTTCAACGTGCCGATCGGCGTCGGCGCCGACTTCAAGGGCGTCGTCGACGTGCTCAACCCGCCCGACGAGGTGCCCGAGGGCTGCCCGCTCTCGCCGAATGACGCGGCCCGGATGGTCATCGAGCAGATCGTCGAGGAGGACGAGGAGCTGACCAACCGCTACCTCGAGGGGGAGTCGATCGCCCTCGACGAGCTGCGCAAGGCCGCCCACGACGGCATCCTCCGGGGCCACATCGTGCCGGTGGTCTGCCTCTGCTCCCGCAACGATATCGGCGTCAAGGAATTGCTCGACCTGCTCTCCTGCTGCGGCCTGAGCCCGGCCGACATCCACCGATTCGGCCTGCCCGCCGTGCCCGGGGCTGTCGAGTCCAACGGCAAGCCCGCCGCCCCGGGGGGCGAATCCGAGGCCGAGGAGGAGCCGGCCGAGGAGATCGAGATCGACCCGAAGGAGGACGGCGACCTCGTCGCCCAGGTCTTCAAGACCTCGATGGACCCCTTCATGGGCAAGCTCAGCTTCATGAGGATCATCTCCGGCAAGCTGACGCCCGACACGCCCCTGGTGAACCTCCGGACCGGCAAGGCCAACAAGCCGGGCCACCTGTACGTGGTGCAGGGCAAGCAGAACGAGGAGGTGACCGAGGCGATCGCCGGCGACATCGTTGCCGTGGCCAAGTTCGAAGATCTGCACATCTCCGACACGGTCACCAACGGGGGGACCCACAGCGCGCCGCACGTCGTGCTCAAGCCGATCAACTTCCCGACGCCGATGGTCCCCCGGGCCGTCGAGCCCAAGGCCCGGGAGGACGAGGCGAAGATCGCCCTCAGCCTCGCCAAGATCGCCGAGGAGGATCCGACCTTCACCTACCGCCGGGACGAGCAGACGCATGAGCTCGTCATCAACGGCATGAGCGACCTGCACCTCGACGTGATCCTGCACCGCCTGAAGAACCGCTACAAGCTCGACGTCGACACGCACATCCCGCACGTCCCCTACCTGGAGACGATCCAGGGGCCGTCCGAGGCCGACTACCGGCACAAGAAGCAGACCGGCGGCCGCGGCCAGTTCGCCGAGGTCCACCTGCGGATCCGTCCCCTCGAGCGGGGGCAGGGATTCAACTTCGTCGACGCCGTGAAGGGCGGCACCATCCCCAATAATTTCATCCCGGCGGTGGAGAAGGGCTGCCGGGAGCAGATGGAGCGGGGCATCATCTCCGGCAACCGGGTGGTCGACGTGGAGGTCGAGGTCCACTTCGGCAAATACCACGACGTGGACAGCTCCGAGGCCGCCTTCAAGATGGCCTCCGCCGCCGCCCTGCGGAAGGCGTTCGAGAAGGCCTACCCGGCGCTGCTGGAGCCGGTGGTGGCGATGGAGATCACCGTCCCCGGCGAGAAGTTCGGCGACGTGACCGCCGACCTTTCCACCCGAAGGGGGCACATCGTCGGCATGGACGCCATGCCCGGCGGCCTCCAGGTCGTCAAGGCCACGGTCCCGCTGGCCGAGGTGCTCTCCTATTCCTCGACGCTCAAGAGCATGACCTCCGGCCAGGGCTCCTACGCCCTGGAGTTCCACTCCTATCAACCCGTGCCGGCTCACGTGCAGCAGCAGATCGTCGACCGGTACCAGAAGAGCCGGGCGGGGATCGAGGAAGAATGA
- a CDS encoding nucleotidyltransferase family protein: MSLPPVSWDRMIRAVEKVRERLQRAATALERAEVPYAVVGGSAVAAWVSRVDEAAVRNTQDVDIVIRRDDLDAAKEAMAGAGFVYRRHSSGIDMFLDGPGAKARDAVHVVFAGEKVRQEYALPVPDVDESEPAPGFRVLTLEALVRMKLTSFRRKDQVHVQDLIGVGLVDESWLERLPSPLDDRLRELLEDPDG, encoded by the coding sequence ATGTCCCTCCCCCCAGTCTCCTGGGACCGGATGATCCGAGCCGTGGAAAAAGTCCGAGAACGCCTCCAACGTGCCGCCACAGCCCTGGAGCGGGCCGAAGTCCCCTACGCCGTCGTCGGCGGCAGCGCCGTGGCAGCGTGGGTCTCTCGGGTCGACGAGGCGGCCGTCCGCAACACCCAGGACGTCGACATCGTGATCCGGAGGGACGACCTCGACGCCGCCAAGGAAGCGATGGCCGGTGCCGGCTTCGTCTACCGCCGCCATAGCTCCGGGATCGACATGTTCCTCGACGGGCCCGGCGCCAAGGCCCGGGACGCCGTCCACGTCGTCTTCGCCGGGGAGAAGGTCCGACAGGAATACGCCCTGCCCGTCCCCGACGTCGACGAGTCGGAGCCCGCACCCGGATTCCGGGTCCTGACCCTTGAGGCCCTGGTCCGGATGAAGTTGACCTCGTTCCGCCGCAAGGACCAGGTCCACGTCCAGGACCTGATCGGCGTCGGGCTCGTCGATGAGTCCTGGCTCGAACGGCTCCCGTCACCCCTGGACGATCGGCTCCGGGAGTTGCTGGAGGATCCGGACGGCTGA